A single genomic interval of Odontesthes bonariensis isolate fOdoBon6 chromosome 3, fOdoBon6.hap1, whole genome shotgun sequence harbors:
- the LOC142377021 gene encoding LOW QUALITY PROTEIN: protein SPMIP1 (The sequence of the model RefSeq protein was modified relative to this genomic sequence to represent the inferred CDS: substituted 1 base at 1 genomic stop codon): protein MQGLLTTQTQNFYKEQIQKEMLTRLAWKSRHARLYPSSYDRNNSSDQTRLPQLPNDTRXAVSPAVIRAPKKKSNLPLPPTTTVEGEQQHDVPPLMRPVSPQTKQTLYQDSSHHERGRSLYLRRRGHIRPEEKFDFPVLTSWEYGWRLGDYNLDYRTPSCARLSVVKSTFYARNGVFSSPSATDTAV from the exons ATGCAAGGCCTTCTGACGACTCAGACCCAGAACTTCTACAAGGAGCAGATCCAAAAGGAGATGTTGACCCGTTTGGCCTGGAAGAGCCGCCATGCTAGACTCTACCCATCCAGCTACGACAGAAACAACAGCTCGGACCAAACACGGCTACCCCAACTTCCTAATGACACTCGGTAA GCTGTTTCCCCTGCTGTAATCAGGGCACCTAAGAAAAAGAGCaaccttcctcttcctcctacGACCACAGTGGAGGGGGAGCAGCAGCATGACGTGCCTCCCCTGATGAGACCAGTTTCTCCTCAGACCAAACAGACTCTGTACCAGGACTCTTCCCACCAT GAGAGAGGGCGGAGTCTGTACCTGAGGAGGCGTGGCCACATTAGACCTGAGGAGAAATTTGACTTTCCCGTGCTGACATCCTGGGAGTACGGGTGGAGGCTGG GTGACTACAATCTGGATTACAGAACTCCATCCTGTGCGAGGTTGTCCGTGGTGAAGAGCACCTTTTACGCCAGAAACGGCGTGTTCAGCAGCCCATCAGCCACTGACACCGCGGTCTGA
- the LOC142377561 gene encoding complement C1q subcomponent subunit A-like: MALQWLTCSTAVLLLLVHVILVDTQCSGIPGIPGIPGTHGPNGKDGLRGAKGDAGVAGEPIRGQKGVSGMRGPPGRAGLKGDVGLQGHPGYIGQRGEKGRPFNPSNENKPFFSYKYVMQQMPELDTAMNFNGEFLPGVVHPGQEATMESGEFICKTKGIYFFSYHVSARSKVCLKLVKNSETHMMLCDISEGFLVSSGSAILELQNNDRVSLQPTEFSSIVMSQGSTSHTLTGFLIFPTP; encoded by the exons ATG GCCCTCCAGTGGCTGACCTGCAGCACTGCAGTGTTGCTGCTCTTGGTTCACGTCATCCTGGTTGACACACAATGCTCGGGAATCCCTGGGATTCCTGGGATACCAGGCACCCATGGGCCCAATGGCAAGGATGGCCTGAGAGGAGCCAAGGGAGATGCAG GTGTTGCAGGTGAACCCATCAGGGGCCAAAAAGGGGTATCAGGTATGCGCGGGCCCCCAGGACGGGCTGGTTTGAAGGGGGATGTGGGCCTCCAAGGGCATCCCGGCTATATAGGCCAGAGAGGCGAGAAGGGAAGGCCCTTTAACCCCTCCAATGAAAATAAACCCTTCTTCTCCTACAAATATGTCATGCAGCAAATGCCAGAGTTGGACACCGCCATGAACTTCAACGG AGAGTTTTTGCCCGGCGTGGTTCACCCCGGTCAAGAAGCAACGATGGAGAGCGGGGAGTTCATATGTAAAACCAAAGGCATCTACTTCTTCAGTTACCATGTCTCAGCAAGGAGCAAA GTGTGTCTGAAGTTGGTGAAGAATAGTGAGACTCACATGATGCTGTGTGACATATCTGAGGGTTTCCTGGTCTCATCCGGCTCTGCGATCCTGGAACTGCAGAATAATGACAGAGTTTCACTGCAACCAACCGAGTTCAGCTCCATTGTGATGAGCCAGGGCAGCACCAGCCACACTCTCACTGGCTTCCTGATCTTTCCAACCCCCTAA